In Candidatus Hydrogenedentota bacterium, a genomic segment contains:
- a CDS encoding ThuA domain-containing protein, with product MSQGLRVTIWNEGVHEKTNPKVSALYPDGLGRQIARYIEQVPGIASVRVAELDDPEHGLTDEVLENTDVMTWWGHTAHDRVDDAIVEKVRLRVVEHGMGLVVLHSGHFSKIFKRLMGTSCDLKWREYNNEGEKERLWVVDPAHPIAHGLPEMFELEKAEMYGEHFDIPQPDQLVLISWFQGGEVFRSGCCWHRGLGKVFYFRPGHETLPIYHNETVLKVIANGIQWAAPTRVAGGIKRGNAQPLEKME from the coding sequence ATGAGCCAAGGCCTGCGCGTCACCATCTGGAACGAAGGCGTTCACGAAAAAACCAATCCCAAAGTCTCCGCCCTCTACCCCGACGGCCTGGGACGCCAGATCGCCCGCTACATCGAGCAGGTCCCCGGCATCGCCTCCGTCCGCGTCGCCGAACTGGATGATCCGGAACACGGCCTGACCGACGAAGTCCTCGAAAATACCGATGTCATGACCTGGTGGGGCCACACCGCCCACGACCGCGTGGACGACGCCATCGTGGAGAAGGTGCGCCTGCGCGTCGTGGAGCACGGCATGGGCCTCGTCGTCCTGCACAGCGGCCACTTCTCCAAGATCTTCAAGCGCCTCATGGGCACCTCCTGCGACCTCAAGTGGCGCGAATACAACAACGAAGGCGAGAAAGAACGCCTCTGGGTGGTTGACCCCGCCCACCCCATCGCCCACGGCCTTCCCGAGATGTTCGAACTCGAAAAAGCCGAGATGTACGGCGAACACTTCGACATCCCTCAGCCCGACCAGCTCGTCCTAATCAGTTGGTTCCAGGGCGGCGAAGTCTTCCGCAGCGGCTGCTGCTGGCACCGCGGCCTCGGCAAGGTCTTCTACTTCCGCCCCGGCCACGAGACCCTCCCCATCTACCACAACGAGACCGTCCTCAAAGTCATCGCCAACGGCATCCAATGGGCCGCCCCCACCCGCGTCGCCGGCGGCATCAAACGCGGCAACGCCCAGCCCCTGGAGAAGATGGAATAG